In Corylus avellana chromosome ca2, CavTom2PMs-1.0, the following proteins share a genomic window:
- the LOC132168694 gene encoding histone H3.2 produces MARTKQTARKSTGGKAPRKQLATKAARKSAPATGGVKKPHRFRPGTVALREIRKYQKSTELLIRKLPFQRLVREIAQDFKTDLRFQSSAVAALQEAAEAYLVGLFEDTNLCAIHAKRVTIMPKDIQLARRIRGERA; encoded by the coding sequence ATGGCTCGCACCAAGCAAACAGCTCGCAAATCCACTGGAGGCAAGGCTCCGAGGAAGCAATTGGCCACAAAGGCTGCCAGGAAGTCCGCTCCTGCCACCGGCGGAGTGAAGAAGCCCCACAGGTTCAGGCCAGGGACGGTTGCCCTTAGAGAGATCCGAAAGTACCAAAAAAGCACGGAGCTCCTGATCAGAAAGCTCCCTTTCCAGCGCCTGGTCCGTGAGATTGCCCAGGACTTTAAGACTGATCTGAGGTTCCAAAGCTCGGCCGTGGCGGCGCTTCAAGAAGCTGCGGAGGCGTACCTTGTTGGTCTTTTTGAGGACACCAACCTGTGCGCAATCCACGCCAAGCGTGTGACAATCATGCCCAAGGATATCCAACTTGCCAGGCGCATTAGGGGCGAGAGGGCATAG
- the LOC132169795 gene encoding uncharacterized protein LOC132169795 translates to MARTKQTARKSTGGKAPRKQLATKAARKSAPATGGVKKPHRFRPGTVALREIRKYQKSTELLIRKLPFQRLVREIAQDFKTDLRFQSSAVAALQEAAEAYLVGLFEDTNLCAIHAKRVTIMPKDIQLARRIRGEPSVSSVFCVRPVMKSQHLCKWKLLSEEDCCVDSTWNQYEKVEQLATKAARKSAPATGGVKKPHRFRPGTVALREIRKYQKSTELLIRKLPFQRLVREIAQDFKTDLRFQSSAVAALQEAAEAYLVGLFEDTNLCAIHAKRVTIMPKDIQLARRIRGERA, encoded by the exons ATGGCTCGTACCAAGCAGACTGCTCGCAAGTCCACCGGAGGCAAGGCTCCGAGGAAGCAACTGGCCACAAAGGCTGCTAGGAAGTCCGCCCCGGCCACCGGCGGAGTGAAGAAGCCCCACAGGTTCCGCCCCGGGACCGTGGCTCTCCGTGAGATCCGAAAGTACCAGAAGAGTACGGAGCTCCTGATCCGAAAACTCCCTTTCCAGCGCCTGGTCCGTGAGATCGCTCAAGACTTTAAGACAGACCTTCGGTTCCAGAGCTCGGCCGTGGCAGCGCTCCAAGAGGCGGCGGAGGCGTACCTGGTTGGACTCTTCGAGGACACCAACCTTTGCGCCATCCACGCCAAGCGGGTCACCATAATGCCAAAGGATATCCAGCTAGCTAGGAGGATCAGGGGTGAGC CATCAGTGTCTTCTGTTTTCTGTGTTCGTCCTGTAATGAAGTCGCAGCATCTATGCAAATGGAAATTGCTAAGTGAAGAAGACTGTTGTGTTGACAGTACGTGGAATCAGTATGAAAAAGTGGAG CAACTGGCCACAAAGGCTGCTAGGAAGTCCGCCCCGGCCACCGGCGGAGTGAAGAAGCCCCACAGGTTCCGCCCCGGGACCGTGGCTCTCCGTGAGATCCGAAAGTACCAGAAGAGTACGGAGCTCCTGATCCGAAAACTCCCTTTCCAGCGCCTGGTCCGTGAGATCGCTCAAGACTTTAAGACAGACCTTCGGTTCCAGAGCTCGGCCGTGGCAGCGCTCCAAGAGGCGGCGGAGGCGTACCTGGTTGGACTCTTCGAGGACACCAACCTTTGCGCCATCCACGCCAAGCGGGTCACCATAATGCCAAAGGATATCCAGCTAGCTAGGAGGATCAGGGGTGAGCGTGCTTAA
- the LOC132169797 gene encoding probable dolichyl pyrophosphate Glc1Man9GlcNAc2 alpha-1,3-glucosyltransferase has translation MLVIVDHMHFQYNGFLLGLLLMSLSYLEEGRDLMGGFVFAVLLCFKHLFAVAAPVYFVYLLRHYCWGGIVRGFRRLSILGAVVVAVFAAAYAPFVYHGQMQQVLRRMFPFSRGLCHAYWASNLYYFR, from the exons ATGCTTGTGATTGTGGACCATATGCATTTCCAGTACAATGGGTTTCTGTTGGGGCTCTTGCTGATGTCGCTTTCGTATTTGGAGGAAGGTAGAGACTTGATGGGCGGATTTGTTTTTGCGGTTCTGTTGTGCTTCAAGCACTTGTTTGCGGTGGCGGCGCCCGTTTATTTTGTGTACTTGTTGCGGCATTACTGTTGGGGCGGAATTGTGAGGGGCTTCAGGCGGCTTTCGATTTTGGGGGCGGTGGTTGTAGCGGTTTTTGCAGCGGCGTATGCACCGTTTGTCTATCATGGGCAG ATGCAACAAGTCCTTCGCCGTATGTTTCCTTTCAGCAGAGGACTTTGCCATGCATATTGGGCttcaaatttatattattttagataa